In Saccharomyces paradoxus chromosome VIII, complete sequence, the genomic window TTAGAATTTCGGAGATCCAGAATCACTAAACCTACCAGTGATTCGAAAGTTGCGAGCGTATTATTCGAGCAAGAAAGGGAGATAATTGCTGACCTAGCGAAAGCTATCGATAACAGCTCTACTGTTTTTTTCAGCGATCTAAAAGTTACACTGCACGCCGAACTCGGTAGACTACCCCCTCTAAGGTTTCTAGATGATCACATAGAGGTCTCAGTGGATAAGCAGAAGCCAAGCTTTATTTGTGAAGACCTTGCTTCTTACACACCCAATAGATTTacagatttttttcaagaagaaataattaaATATGCCACTTTCTTTCAGGATGATTAGATGAGCGCCACTTACAATCTTGTATATAAACATTTTTAGTTGTTATTTCTCTTAAATTAAAAGTAGTACATAAAGGAATCTGAcgcgttttttttttgctgtCTCTCTTTCTCGCGTTCTACTCATTTCTCCATCTGAAACTAAGAAAAGAGGAGTTCTATGGCATAATAACCACCAGTTACTTAAGGGAGTAGAACAAGCGTTCGGTATCTGGCAGGTTATtatgaagaatattttggTGTATGGCATTTGTCTGTTATTTGCTCTTATTCAAAACGTAAAAGGTGTCCATTTTTATGCAAAATCAGGGGAAACCAAATGCTTTTATGAACATTTATCGCGGGGAAACCTACTGATCGGCGATTTGGACTTGTATGTGGAAAAGGATGTTCTATTTGAAGAGGACCCTGAAGCCACTTTGACGATAACTGTAGATGAAACATTCGATAATGATCATCGTGTTTTAAATCAGAAAAACTCGCACACAGGTGATTTTACTTTCACAGCTTTAGATACAGGTGAACATAGATTTTGCTTTACCCCATTCTACAGCAAGAAATCTGCCAGACTAAGAGTATTCATTGAACTAGAAATCGGTAATGTCGAGGCCCTTgatagtaaaaaaaaagaagacatGAATTCACTCAAGGGAAGGGTCGGTCAGCTGACTCAAAGGTTATGTTCTATTCGCAAGGAGCAAGACGCTATTAGAGAAAAAGAGGCAGAATTCAGAAACCAAAGTGAATCAGCCAATAGCAAGATAATGACGTGGTCTGtatttcaacttcttaTATTACTGGGTACCTGCGCCTTCCAGCTACGCTATCTCAAGAATTTCTTCGTCAAACAGAAGGTTGTATAATATACCATGTCATATAGTgtctatatatatatcgCTCATTACGAATCGGTGCAATGAGCTCTTCGATATGAAATATTCCAACCAAGCTCAATAATAGGAATGACTTAAACTGAGACCATCGAgtgcaaaaaaaagcagaTAAAAACCCAATAACAATGAGCGACCACGAGCTTGATGGTACCACATCTGAACTTGAGGCACTAAGATTGGAAAATGCGCGATTAAGAGAGCAACTCGCCAAGAGGAAAGACAACAGTCAGAACTACCCACTAtctttggaagaatacCAGCGCTACGGGAGACAAATGattgttgaagaaacagGCGGTGTAGCAGGCCaagtaaaattgaaaaattcgaaaGTTTTAGTAGTTGGTGCTGGTGGTTTGGGGTGTCCCGCCTTGCCCTACTTGGCGGGCGCAGGCGTGGGTCAGATCGGTATAGTAGATAACGATGTAGTAGAAACTTCCAATTTGCATAGGCAAGTTCTCCATGATTCTAGTAGAGTCGGTATGTTGAAATGTGAGTCGGCCAGGCAATATATCACGAAACTAAATCCGCACATTAACGTCGTCACCTATCCCGTTAGATTGAATTCCAGTAATGCCTTTGAGATTTTTAGATATTACGATTATGTATTAGACTGTACAGATTCCCCATTGACCAGATATTTAGTGTCTGATGTTGCGGTTAATCTGGGAATAACAGTGGTGTCAGCATCCGGTTTGGGAACAGAGGGCCAGCTAACTATATTGAACTTCAACAACATGGGACCATGTTACAGATGCTTTTATCCGACCCCTCCACCACCAAATGCGGTGACTTCCTGTCAAGAAGGCGGTGTGATAGGCCCATGCATTGGACTAGTTGGAACGATGATGGCTGTTGAGACTTTAAAGCTCATCCTAGGAATCTACACCGAGGAGAATTTTAGTCCCTTTTTGATGTTATATTCAGGCTTCCCGCAGCAAAGCCTGCGCACTTTCAAAATGAGAGGCAGACAAGAGAAGTGCCTGTGTTGCGGTAAGAATCGAACAATAACAAAAGAAGCCATCGAAAAGGGAGAGATCAATTACGAACTGTTCTGCGGTTCACGAAACTATAGTGTATGCGAGTCTGACGAAAGGATCAGTGTGGAAGCATTTCAGAATATATACAAGGATAATGGATTTCTACCGAGACACATCTTCCTTGACGTTAGACCCTCCCACCACTATGAGATATCTCACTTCCCCGAGGCAGTCAATATTCCAATCAAAAAGTTAAGAGATATGGGCGGGGATcttaaaaaattacaagaagaaCTCCCTACTGTAGAAAGGGACAGTGATATAGTGGTTCTTTGTCGTTATGGTAACGACTCTCAATTAGCTACAAGATTGTTGAAAGATAAATTTGGGCTCTCTAATGTACGTGATGTGAGAGGAGGTTACTTCAAGTACATAGACGATATTGATCAAACCATTCCTAAATATTAGTTTGCGTATACACGTACAATGAATATATGTAACTTCATCCTTTTTTatccattttcttcctttcgtcatttattgttttctgtGTCTTCCAATCTATTACAGGAATGATCTCAAATACTTGGGCAGCTTATTCAAGCTGCGTCTTGCAATTCCTTCAACGCAGAAGCTAAATCCTTAATTAAGTCATTAGCGGATTCACACCCCACAGATACTCTTATTAAAGTTTGGTCGATATATGGATCGGTCATTGCTCTCCATTCAACAAGAGACTCGATTCCACCTAGTGAGGTTGcatgatgaaaatatttcaactttAGGGGTAACCGTTTACACTGCTCCTTGGTGTGTAGAGTGATAGCAAAAACGGGACCATATCCGCCCACCAGTTGCTTTTTAACAAACTCTTCTGTTTGCAAAGAAGAGTGGTAAATCGTCTTCAGTACTTTGTCAAATTCAGATTGGTGATCTGACAAAAATTTGACTATTTTCGTAGCGTTTTCTGATTGTTTAGTTATTCTCATTTCGTAGGTCCTCAGGGACCGCAACAACATAAAGCTTTCCAGATTTGCCACGTTTGTGCCTAAATAAATTCTGTCGTCTTTTAGTTGTCGAGATgttgcttcttctttcaccACAATGACGCCACTCAACAAGTCTGAATGGCCACCAAAGTACTTAGTAGCAGAGTACAAGATAATATCGGCTCCAAAATTCCATGCGTATTGCAATGGTGGAGATGCGAATGTGGAATCCACTATGAGTAGGGCACCTTTTGCATGGGCTCTGCGGGCCAAACTCTCGATATCAGAAGAGGTACCATATGGATTTACAGGAGATTCTAAGTGGACGATGTCACCTTCAGAAgcgtatttttcaatatcttctaAGGGATATTGCTTAATGCCGTAATTACGGGTCAATATGTTTGCAATTGCTCGAACACCATGGTAGCTCTGTCCGATAAAGATCTTCTTAGGGTTGTAATGCACCATTGCCGCATAGAACGCAGCTAAACCGGAGGAATAAATGACAGCATAACCATCGAGGATCTCTGAGAAGATACTTTCCAATCTGGTGCTGTTTGGATGTGCTAGTCGTGAATATACaggtttcttttccatAAAGTCCAAGTTTTCACGCTCTGTCCATGGAACTAgatcgtcatcatcgtaACGGAAGGTTGTAGAGACATTGATTGGGGGTGCCACGTCACTAACCCTGTTATCTTTATCATCGCCATGAATCAAAGCTGTTGACAAGTCGACCATCTTACGTGCTCTTTTCGTACAGTCTGCCTTTACATCCATGTTTTGCAACAGTTTAAAAGAATGCAGGTTACAAGAAGTTATCGAGGTGGAATATGCTTATATATCGCGTGTTGCATAAAGTCATCAAGTGATCGCATTTAGAATTAAACAcctcaaaaaaatagaaaccACAGTTTCACTATCTAGCAGAACCCACAAGATGTTCTCCAGACTTGCCAGTGAACCAAAAAGCTACTCTTAGCGCATATTCGAAGGGCATTGAAGATATTCACCTACTGTTATTACGAAAACTAAACCTCTTTCTGTTTGATTATATAACGTTAATGTTGCGACCAATATAAACATCGCATAATCACACGTGACAAAAGTCCCCTTCAACGTACCTATATAACGTGATGCAGTTTATTGCCAAGAAACAAGCTTCTTAGTTTAAGCTCTGCTAACATTAGAATACAGAACCACTCTGGCTTTTGAGATACTAGTTCACTAGTTACGGTTTTCCATCCCTCTTATCTATTCTAGCCTTATCATACATATTTGTAGAATAGAATTGTAGATAAATACGCTCGCTAGTGAAAAAATAGggtcttttctttctatatgaagaaaaggaaaaaagttcatttATAATGAGCAAACAggcagaaaaagaataaggGCTCAGCTTTTCTATGTTTAGGATACAACTGAGAACTATGTCCAGCAAAGCATGCAAGAATGATTACCCAAAGGAGTTTGTCAGTTTCTTAAACAGCTCGCACTCTCCTTACCATGCAGTTcataatatcaaaaagcATTTGGTGTCAAGAGGTTTCAAAGAATTGAGTGAACGCGACTCATGGGCTGGTATCGTTGCACGAAAAGGCAAGTACTTTGTGACAAGAAATGGCTCTTCTATTATTGCATTTGCTGTTGGTGGGAAATGGGAGCCTGGTAATCCGATTGCTATTACGGGCGCTCACACTGATTCCCCTGTATTAAGAATCAAGCCTATTTCCAAAAGGGTTAGTGAGAAGTATCTACAAGTGGGCGTTGAGTGCTACGGTGGTGCTATCTGGCATTCATGGTTTGATAAGGATTTGGGCGTTGCCGGAAGAGTTTTTGTAAAGGACGCCAAAACTGGAAAATCTATTGCTAGATTGGTAGATTTGGATAGACCTTTGCTAAAGATTCCCACTTTAGCTATTCACCTGGATAGAGACgtaaatcaaaaattcgagttcaataaagaaactCAACTGTTACCGATTGGTGGTTTGCAAGGAGACAACGCAGAAATGAATTCTGAAAAGGAGATTGATAACGGTGGTTTTACCTCTATCAAGACGATAGTGCAGAGGCACCACGCAGAACTTTTGGAGCTAGTCGCCAAGGAACTCGCTATCGATGCAATTGAAGACATTGAAGACTTCGAATTGATTCTTTACGATCATAACGCATCTACGCTCGGCGGGTTCAACGACGAGTTTGTCTTCTCCGGGAGATTAGATAATTTGACGTCTTGTTTCACATCATTGCACGGTTTGACGTTAGCAGCTGACACAGAAATCGATCAAGAATCTGGCATTAGATTGATGGCATGCTTTGATCATGAGGAGATTGGCTCATCTTCCGCTCAAGGAGCAGATTCCAACTTCTTGCCTAATATCTTAGAGAGGTTGTCTATTTTAAAAGGGGACGGTTCTGATGAATCTAAGCCATTGTCCCACTCGTCGATATTGGAAACTTCTGCCAAATCGTTCTTCCTATCCTCTGATGTTGCTCACGCAGTTCATCCAAACTATGCGAACAAATATGAAAGCCAGCATAAACCTTTATTGGGTGGTGGTCCCGTAATCAAGATTAACGCAAATCAACGTTACATGACCAATTCACCAGGCCTAGTCTTGGTGAAAAGACTAGCAGAAGCTGCTAAAGTACCTCTGCAATTGTTTGTTGTAGCTAATGATTCCCCATGTGGATCCACCATCGGTCCCATTTTGGCCTCAAAGACAGGTATTAGAACTCTAGATATAGGTAATCCCGTGTTGAGTATGCATTCCATTAGAGAGACCGCTGGTTCTTCGGACTTGGAGTTTCAGATCAGATTATTtaaggaattttttgaacgCTACACTTCCATAGAATCCGAAATTGTTGTTTAAATACAAATCTTAGATCATCCATAATCCggtatatttatttttctcttttatctTTACACATAGGCAAATATATAATCTTGTGATCTACATAAGGTTTCGCGGGGGcctggaaagaaaaataaaaagtttttgaaagagTACACGCTTaaacaaaaggaaaggaCGGATTTGATATGTAAGTAAATAATTCGAAGAAGGTAGCAGATTGATCAATTTTGCATGAACGAAAAGCTGTTCTTAAACGCCAACTATCACATTACTTGCAATAAAATATGAGTGCAAATTTATCAGTTGGTAATGAAATTAAAGATTCATTCAAAGAAACCCATAAATGGGTTCAGAATAACTTAAAATGGTTGAAGGATATTGAGCAATTCTATCGGGAAAGGGCtaaattagaaaaagaCTACAGTGAGAGGTTATCTCGCTTATCAGCAGAGTACTTTAGTAAGAAATCTTCAACCTCGGTTCCTATCTCTGTAGGTGACACACCTACTACCACGCCAGGGTCCGTTGAAGCTGCAGGTGTAGTTGCATGGAATGAGATTCTATCTCAGACTGACATGATTTCCAAGGACCATAATCAATTATCaacagattttgaaaatcatgTAGCAAATCAATTGAGTGGATTATTCACTAAGCTCGATATGACCTTAAGCAAGATAAATGGATTTAACAATGACATGGTCAATAAAAAGGATAACATTTATCATGAACTGGAAAAAGCCAAGAAGGACTACGACGAAGCCTGTTCCACTATGGAAATGGCAAGAAATAGATATACCAAGGCATCTAAtgatagaaataaaaagaaactggATGAAAAAGAGGTAGAAATGAATAAGTgcaaaaatgaatatttaaTCAAGATCAACCAGGCGAATAGAACTAAGgacaaatattattttcaagATGTTCCTGAAGTGCTAGATCTTCTACAAGACATGAATGAGGCAAAGACCCTTTTCTTAAACGATCTGTGGTTGAAGGCGGCTTCTGTCGAAAACGATCTGGGTACAAATGTCAGCAAGAGATTGCAGGCTGCAAATTCTGTTGTAAAGCAGAATAAACCCTCTTTGAACACGGCCATCTTTATCAAGCACAATCTaaagaattggaaagaaCCCCAAGACTTTATCTACAAGCCATCACCAGTATGGcatgatgatgaaaagtttGCAGTTCCTTCTTCACTTGAAGTTGAAGACTTGAGAATAAAGCTGGCAAAAGCAGAAAATGATTACAATTTATTGCAAGATAAAACTCAAAATGAGTTATCTAAACTCTCCACTTTGAACAAGATAAAACAcgaaatgaaaacaaatgaagataatgCCAATGCCACTAAATTTTACGATACATTAAAGGAATATTTAAACATTGTTTCACCCTTTACTTCGCACGAAACATTAAAATTGCAAGCCgaagttgaaattgaaagcATTCAAAATAATGTTCCTGAAGAATATGATTTGTCCACAGACAATATCGATCTTTCcaaaacgaagaaaaaatctgGAATATTCAGTAAGCTCAAGCACAACATATTGAACGTTGACTCGAGACCTCCAAGCGGAGGAAGTGCTGGAAGTGGCAACGGAGGACCCTTGCATATAACAAGTCTTTTCAATACATCAAGAAGAACCAGGCTAGGTGCTACTACCAACAACGCTGGTGAAGATTCGGATAATACTTCTATACGTACTACCGGTACCACTAATACTACGAAAACCACAAAAACCTCCAGTGACGACGGCAAGAATAAAGTATTGTATGCATACGTGCAGCAGgatgatgacgaaattAGTATTACGCCTGGAgacaaaattttattgGTTGCACGCGACACAGGTTCTGGATGGACAAAGATAAATAACGACACCACTGGCGAAACCGGCCTCGTACCCACCACATATATTCGCATATCTAGCGCGGCTACGGCTAGAACAAATGATAGAGGTCCTGCACCGGAAGTACCACCACCGAGAAGGAGTACTCTACCTGTTAGGACCATGGAGGCTATGTATGCCTATGAGGCACAAGGAGATGATGAGATGTCAATTGAAGTGGGGGACGTAATTACTGTGATCAGAGGCGATGATGGAAGTGGATGGACGTACGGTGAATGTGATGGACTCAAAGGTCTGTTTCCTACCAGTTACTGTAAATGAACGAATGAATGAATTAAAActattgattttttttccttggcCGCcacatttttgaaaaggtaCGACTCTATGTTATATATtatagtatatatataaatatacatatagCACAAAGTTTCATGTGATTAATCTATTAGGCGAACACCCAAATTGTTATTTATTTCCATGTCTATATCCATTTCAATATCTGGTTCATCTTCGTTCTCATTTTCAGATTCGGATTCAGACTCGGATTCGGATTCTAAAGTAGTTTCCAAATCACAATTTGTCCTACAATTCGGACACATGAATTGAGGATAACTCATAATGACCAGTCTTCTCACACAATGGAAATGCCAACTATGGGCACATGGTGATATGAAAATAGCTTGGCAAggttttattttgtttagaCAAATGGAACAATCTTCTTGCTCTAAACCCGTAGTTAATTTctgcaaattttttattcggCTCAAGGcttctttattgaatgCATTGGCCTTTAATTTCCAAGACTTGTTCAATTCTATTTTCATCTTGACGCAACGATATATCTCTTCCGTACCGCCACGAAAGTCCATACCCAGTTGTATGATATCTCCGTCACGTAAAAGGTAGTCCTTAGAAGTGGTAGACGCCGAAGATAAACGTTGGTGGTTCAAAAAGGTCCCACTGGAAGATTTGACGTCTTTCAAAAACCAATTTCCCTGGTCATCAACTTTGAAACATCCATGGGTCCTGGATATCACTTTTGATTTGAACACGACAGGATGATATTGATCTGGAATCTTGGAAATTGCCTCTCTTACTCTTTCGGTGTATCTTCCAATGATTATTTGAGAGCCTGCACCCGCAGTCCTAATGATGggatcaaagaaaagaccTTGGTTAGCCACAGAGGAGGATGAAGTATCTATAAATGGGGTTAGCCTAATGCTGAAAAGCCCGTGCTTGTCCATTCTGCGTCTCAAAGTAGGTTGGTCTATCCGTTCCGGTAGCGAGGTATTTGGTGGCAGATGTATGTCAAGTGAAAACTCCGTCTGATTCGCTTGGTTTGGAGGATATATGAAATGGCGGATACTTTTTGTAGTATTCACAGCGGGGGCTGTATTTGTCTCCACAGTGGCAGTAGCAGCAGTGGCAGTAGCAGCAACATTGCTATTTGTGCTGCTGTTATTTGTAATGGCTAAAGATGTAGCCGTACGCGATGGTAAAATACCTAAACCATTAGTAACGCCATTATTATTGCTGCTATTGTTAGGCGTATCGTTTATGGTGAGAGAGATGGATATCGGTAGTCTGATAGAATTATTGAACTTGGTGTGATCGTGAGAAGCAGCAACGGCAGAAGCAGCAGATGGCGTCTGGTTGGGGGGTGATGAGGGAACAGTATTAATAGACATCCAGGAATAACCACTACACAGAACGTACGTGCACAGGAAATCGACACTATAAGAAGAAATGTTCACGGCACAAGAGTCAGAAACGGGGCAGCGAGCAAAAAAACGAGAAGTGCGGTCTACAGTCGAGCCATACACCGAGTACCTCTCAAAATAGTATCGAACCTATACGTTAATGCACTAGTGTGTTCCTACTCACATGTAGGAGCCCAAGGTTCCTGCTGATCCCAGTGGTAAGGTTTATCAATTTTCTCATTCTCTTTGTGGGCCGTGAACCGTGATATCCTCTCACGAGCCGCTTAAAGAGACTGGAAAGACCCCAACCCCACAGGCGGCAAACTAGTAATCTCTCCACTATCTCCAACAGTATCACCATGACCAACGATAATAGCGATACCACCAACAACACTATCAATAGTGGCAGCAACAACTCACAATCGTCTTCGTCTTCGACGCCATCAGTGACCAGAGGACCTGTAACTGACAGGACCAAAGTCAACTATGTGCCAAAGAGTAACGATCCGTCGTCATTCCAATACTATCCAGACGATCCGGAGAACCCAGTAAACAAGTATAAATTCGCTTTAAAGGCGGACAGCCAGTACTATGATCCCTGCGAGGAGTCCTCCAAGCTTAGTTTTCAGTGCCTTGAGCGCAACGATTACGACCGATCCAAGTGTCAAGAATACTTTGACGCATACCGCGAATGCAAGAAACAGTGGCTGACAGCCAGGAGAAAGAACAGGGAACAGTGGGAGTGAAACGgcctctttttttgtttgttcAGCTCTGATGTCTTTTCTATATGCAGTACCACTTCGCGAGGTAGTATCCCGACAAGCAGCCACAGCACACTCCAGTGCAACGTGAAAAACTAACTCGCAATGACATTCGAATAAGCAAGCTAAATAGACTTGCAAAGTGGGAATAGGGAAAACTTTTGTATATATCTCTACATACTTGTACATACCGAACATAAGAAGCTCTTATGGCCGAAAACTCGCTCTTGAAGTTTATCGCTAAGAACAAAGTGGCCATCCTAGCAACGGTCTCTGCGGGGACTGCTGCTGTGGGTGCTTATGTCTACTACCAGCAGCTCAAGCAGCAGCAATCGAAGGGTACAAAAGATCACCGGCGCCAAGGTGAGGTCTTTACTGGCCAAAATGAAGACGAGGTGGGCTCGAAGGACGATGGCAGCGTCTTAAACGGGagtaagaagaagaagaagaataaacggaaaagaaaaaataggGCAAAATCGACGaaagtttttgaatatcCCTCCTTGCCCAATGGCGAGCCTGATATTGTCCAATTGGAAGGCCTGGCACCTTCTCAAAGGCGGGCATATGCTGTGCAGTTGAAGAACAAAGGTAACCACTTCTTCACTtctaaaaatttcaatgaGTCCCTTAAGTACTACCAGTATGCCATTGAATTGGACCCGAATGATCCAGTGTTCTATTCCAACATATCTGCTTGCTACATTTCTACGGGCGACTTGGATAAAGTCATAGAGTTTACTACAAAGGCACTTGAGATAAAACCTGATCATTCAAAAGCCTTATTGAGACGCGCATCTGCTAACGAGTCACTGGGCAACTTCACTGATGCTATGTTTGATCTCTCTGTTTTGTCACTGAACGGTGACTTTGATGGGGTCTCCATTGAGCCTATGCTAGAAAGGAATTTAAATAAGCAAGCAATGAAAGTATTAAATGAAAATCTATCGAAAAATGATGGCAGAGGCTTGCAAGTTTTACCGTCTAATACGTCTTTGGCCTCATTTTTTGGGATTTTTGACCCTGACTTAGAAATTTCTAGTGTGAACACCACTTCACACTTTGATACTAAATATGATCTATTGTCAGATGCCTTGCAAAGGCTATACTCTGCCACAGATGAAGGTTATGTGGTAGCAGACGATCTTTTTACAAGGGCCACCGATGCGTATCATTATCTACTTTCTGCCAATAAAGCGGACGATCCTCTAAGAGAGAATGCTGCATTGGCATTCTGCTACACAGgtattttccattttttaaagaatgATCTGTTAGATGCCCAAGCTCTTTTACAAGAATCCATAAACCTGCATCCAACATCGAATTCGTACATATTTTTGGCACTGACCTTGGCCGATAAGGAAAACTCCCagcaatttttcaagtttttccAAAAGGCTATCGACATAGACCCTGATTACCCACCTACTTATTACCACCGCGGCCAGATGTATTTCATTCTACAGGATTATATAAATGCCAAAGCAGATTTTCAGAAGGCCCAAAGCTTAAACACTGAAAACATTTACCCTTACATTCAATTAGCCTGTTTACTGTACAAGCAAGGCAAATTGACCGAATCTGAGgcctttttcaatgaaacaaaattgaagttTCCTACCTTACCTGAAGTACCCACATTTTTCGCTGAAATCTTGACAGATAAGGGCGATTTTGATGCTGCAATTAAACAATATGACATTGCTAACAGGTTGGAAGaagtacaaaaaaaaatacatgTAGGTATAGGGCCCTTGATCGGTAAAGCGACTATTCTAGCTAGACAATCCTCTCAAGATCCAAGCCAGTTAgatgaa contains:
- the ERP5 gene encoding Erp5p (Protein with similarity to Emp24p and Erv25p~similar to YHR110W), translating into MKNILVYGICLLFALIQNVKGVHFYAKSGETKCFYEHLSRGNLLIGDLDLYVEKDVLFEEDPEATLTITVDETFDNDHRVLNQKNSHTGDFTFTALDTGEHRFCFTPFYSKKSARLRVFIELEIGNVEALDSKKKEDMNSLKGRVGQLTQRLCSIRKEQDAIREKEAEFRNQSESANSKIMTWSVFQLLILLGTCAFQLRYLKNFFVKQKVV
- the UBA4 gene encoding Uba4p (E1-like protein that activates Urm1p before urmylation~similar to YHR111W), which codes for MSDHELDGTTSELEALRLENARLREQLAKRKDNSQNYPLSLEEYQRYGRQMIVEETGGVAGQVKLKNSKVLVVGAGGLGCPALPYLAGAGVGQIGIVDNDVVETSNLHRQVLHDSSRVGMLKCESARQYITKLNPHINVVTYPVRLNSSNAFEIFRYYDYVLDCTDSPLTRYLVSDVAVNLGITVVSASGLGTEGQLTILNFNNMGPCYRCFYPTPPPPNAVTSCQEGGVIGPCIGLVGTMMAVETLKLILGIYTEENFSPFLMLYSGFPQQSLRTFKMRGRQEKCLCCGKNRTITKEAIEKGEINYELFCGSRNYSVCESDERISVEAFQNIYKDNGFLPRHIFLDVRPSHHYEISHFPEAVNIPIKKLRDMGGDLKKLQEELPTVERDSDIVVLCRYGNDSQLATRLLKDKFGLSNVRDVRGGYFKYIDDIDQTIPKY
- a CDS encoding putative cystathionine beta-lyase (similar to YHR112C), which translates into the protein MDVKADCTKRARKMVDLSTALIHGDDKDNRVSDVAPPINVSTTFRYDDDDLVPWTERENLDFMEKKPVYSRLAHPNSTRLESIFSEILDGYAVIYSSGLAAFYAAMVHYNPKKIFIGQSYHGVRAIANILTRNYGIKQYPLEDIEKYASEGDIVHLESPVNPYGTSSDIESLARRAHAKGALLIVDSTFASPPLQYAWNFGADIILYSATKYFGGHSDLLSGVIVVKEEATSRQLKDDRIYLGTNVANLESFMLLRSLRTYEMRITKQSENATKIVKFLSDHQSEFDKVLKTIYHSSLQTEEFVKKQLVGGYGPVFAITLHTKEQCKRLPLKLKYFHHATSLGGIESLVEWRAMTDPYIDQTLIRVSVGCESANDLIKDLASALKELQDAA
- the APE4 gene encoding aspartyl aminopeptidase (Cytoplasmic aspartyl aminopeptidase with possible vacuole function~similar to YHR113W), whose product is MFRIQLRTMSSKACKNDYPKEFVSFLNSSHSPYHAVHNIKKHLVSRGFKELSERDSWAGIVARKGKYFVTRNGSSIIAFAVGGKWEPGNPIAITGAHTDSPVLRIKPISKRVSEKYLQVGVECYGGAIWHSWFDKDLGVAGRVFVKDAKTGKSIARLVDLDRPLLKIPTLAIHLDRDVNQKFEFNKETQLLPIGGLQGDNAEMNSEKEIDNGGFTSIKTIVQRHHAELLELVAKELAIDAIEDIEDFELILYDHNASTLGGFNDEFVFSGRLDNLTSCFTSLHGLTLAADTEIDQESGIRLMACFDHEEIGSSSAQGADSNFLPNILERLSILKGDGSDESKPLSHSSILETSAKSFFLSSDVAHAVHPNYANKYESQHKPLLGGGPVIKINANQRYMTNSPGLVLVKRLAEAAKVPLQLFVVANDSPCGSTIGPILASKTGIRTLDIGNPVLSMHSIRETAGSSDLEFQIRLFKEFFERYTSIESEIVV
- the BZZ1 gene encoding Bzz1p (SH3 domain protein implicated in regulating actin polymerization~similar to YHR114W); the encoded protein is MSANLSVGNEIKDSFKETHKWVQNNLKWLKDIEQFYRERAKLEKDYSERLSRLSAEYFSKKSSTSVPISVGDTPTTTPGSVEAAGVVAWNEILSQTDMISKDHNQLSTDFENHVANQLSGLFTKLDMTLSKINGFNNDMVNKKDNIYHELEKAKKDYDEACSTMEMARNRYTKASNDRNKKKLDEKEVEMNKCKNEYLIKINQANRTKDKYYFQDVPEVLDLLQDMNEAKTLFLNDLWLKAASVENDLGTNVSKRLQAANSVVKQNKPSLNTAIFIKHNLKNWKEPQDFIYKPSPVWHDDEKFAVPSSLEVEDLRIKLAKAENDYNLLQDKTQNELSKLSTLNKIKHEMKTNEDNANATKFYDTLKEYLNIVSPFTSHETLKLQAEVEIESIQNNVPEEYDLSTDNIDLSKTKKKSGIFSKLKHNILNVDSRPPSGGSAGSGNGGPLHITSLFNTSRRTRLGATTNNAGEDSDNTSIRTTGTTNTTKTTKTSSDDGKNKVLYAYVQQDDDEISITPGDKILLVARDTGSGWTKINNDTTGETGLVPTTYIRISSAATARTNDRGPAPEVPPPRRSTLPVRTMEAMYAYEAQGDDEMSIEVGDVITVIRGDDGSGWTYGECDGLKGLFPTSYCK
- the DMA1 gene encoding ubiquitin-conjugating protein DMA1 (Ubiquitin-protein ligase (E3)~similar to YHR115C) translates to MSINTVPSSPPNQTPSAASAVAASHDHTKFNNSIRLPISISLTINDTPNNSSNNNGVTNGLGILPSRTATSLAITNNSSTNSNVAATATAATATVETNTAPAVNTTKSIRHFIYPPNQANQTEFSLDIHLPPNTSLPERIDQPTLRRRMDKHGLFSIRLTPFIDTSSSSVANQGLFFDPIIRTAGAGSQIIIGRYTERVREAISKIPDQYHPVVFKSKVISRTHGCFKVDDQGNWFLKDVKSSSGTFLNHQRLSSASTTSKDYLLRDGDIIQLGMDFRGGTEEIYRCVKMKIELNKSWKLKANAFNKEALSRIKNLQKLTTGLEQEDCSICLNKIKPCQAIFISPCAHSWHFHCVRRLVIMSYPQFMCPNCRTNCDLETTLESESESESESENENEDEPDIEMDIDMEINNNLGVRLID
- the COX23 gene encoding Cox23p (Protein that functions in mitochondrial copper homeostasis~similar to YHR116W); translated protein: MTNDNSDTTNNTINSGSNNSQSSSSSTPSVTRGPVTDRTKVNYVPKSNDPSSFQYYPDDPENPVNKYKFALKADSQYYDPCEESSKLSFQCLERNDYDRSKCQEYFDAYRECKKQWLTARRKNREQWE